The nucleotide sequence TGGCAAGAACTCCAAGGTCCAGAGTCCACACTAAAGACATGGCTTGCCAAGTAGCAAAATTAGTTCCTGAATTTGTAGATAAATTTGTTTCTGATGCTCATATCACTGCAGGTATAAAAAAACACAGTTCTGGGCTCCTCCACGTGGTAGACATCTGACTCCACTGCCAGGACACAGACTCAGCGGGCCTCCGTGAAATGTGTGAGAAGCCATGGGGACCGATGTCCACCCATCTGTGACTTTGTCCCGTGTGTATCTGGGCATGATTTATTCACAGCTTTGAGAGGAGATCAAAGTGAAAGCGATCTTGAGTGGTGATCACATCATTTTTGCCGGTCCCTGAACTCAGCTCGGATTCTCTGTTCTAAACAAGCTTAGCCCCATTCTGGGCTGATATCTCACCTAGATAGCTAGATCCTCACATGTATTTTTACTCCagcccccttcccagctcaccATGCCACCCTAACTCTTGACAAACTACTTTTCTGTCCAATACTAATTCTTGTTTCCCTCGTCTTTTTTGTCAATAACTGAACTTGGCCCAGATGTTCGATGCTGTGTTTTCCCACAGAATACTTAGGCCTCCAACTCTTTCCAGCTTAGTGGAAAAAGGAGAGGGGACAAGCTTGTTCCAAGAGCTACCTCTAGACCACTGAGTCATGGCTcttttctctgctgtcctttgCTTAATCAAGGTCCTACCATTCCTACTGGCTTAAGAAAGTTAAGATATAAATGTGTTTTAGAATGCAACTGATCAGGATATGAACGTACAGTAAATTTATTACaaacaagaataaaattattaacaatgataaaatgtggggggaaaagGACTTTATTTGTGCAGGAAACTCTTATTACCTGTAAAATATTGTGTAACTACCCAGAAATAGTAAAGTTTTTAAACTATGTGTATATTAATCTGCACAAAGTTATTCCTTGTCATTGTCTTTAATAGAAATTATGTGTAGATTACATAGTTAGCCATTTCCAATGAATATGGAAACAAGCATAATGCTCTCTTCAGTTTTCCTAACCATCTACTATAGTACGTATGCTTTAAAGAAAAGGACAATTcttgggtccctgggtggctcagtctgttgatcatccgacttcagctcaggtcatgatctcctggttcatgagttcaagccccgcattgggctctgtgctgaccgctcagagctgggagcctggagcctgctttggattctgtctctccctctctctgcccctccccaacttgcactctgtctctctctcaaaaataaacattaggggcgcctgggtggcgcagtcggttaagcgtccaacttcagccaggtcacgatctcgcggtccgtgagttcgagccccgcgtcgggctctgggctgatggctcggagcctggagcctgtttccgattctgtgtctccctctctctctgcccctcccccgttcatgctctgtctctctctgtcccaaaaataaataaaaaacgttgaaaaaaaaatttttttttaaaaataaacattaaaaaaagaagaagaagaagaagaagaaaaggacagtTCTTGGAGAAGACAACAAATTCCAGGAAGACAAGGTGCAGTTCACTTAAACTTTATTACATATTGTTAATATAGTTAGTAGTAAGAGCATACACTAAGTCAGGTTTTCTTCTGTAAAACTGtataaaattaaagatttcaAACTGAACTCTTAACACCTAGATGCCATCTATAGTTAAATTTTGGCTAAAATGTTTGAAACACTCAGTAAAAAGAGAAACTATAGAAAATCTTTTGTATGTTACCAAAAAAACCTGTGGACCACACATTACAATTTAGaaggagattacttaaaatatggATTGTACGCTCTTCTAATTTTCATTGAAACAGATTTAATCCTGACAGGGGAATTGTTTCTGGTCCATGTGCCCCACTGAATCCCGGTTGAGACCAATTTTCCAGGGAAGCGATGAATGCCGTTTAGATTTGCCAGGCCACACTGGCTGAACCACCAGCCAGTGTTGTTACTGAGGCGACTACAGCTTTTCACAGACTGACCACTGACCAGGCATGCAGGGTGACAGCCGTCATTATCGACATCCGATGTGCTGAAAGGCATTGCATTTTGGTTATCTTCTTTTCTGAAGCCCCGGAATCCATCACCTGGGCAAAACAGgttttttaaatgaccaaattTAAAcgtactttttgtcattttaattggCCTTTACCAGACTATCGTTACAAAGCATGGCATCTAGAACTAAGGTTTACATTATTTTCTACTAGCTATCATATTAAAGTCTCCCCTCCAGTtaggctgagcactgggtgttgtatggaagtgatgaatcactaaattctactcctgaagccattaccagcttggatttaaataaaattttaaaaaaataaaaaatatgaaaacaaaatctctCCCCCAGATTGCAATATACCAAAATCTGATAATGAATTCCTCAACATGATAGGCATCTTTAAGTGGATATTTGGTACCAAATCACAATCCACAATGGAAGTTTGGCTCTGTAGACGGAATCAGGTAATTTAGGCCAAAAATGGTGCTGTACAAAACTGTCATACTTTGGGGAAGGGTAATGTGGTAATTGGTAATTTAGGGAAAAGAATAATTTCTACGTAATAATAATACATAGTAAGTTTTCATGCCACCTCCATCCTCCATCACTTTAAATAAAGAGGCAGGGATGAAAGGGAATCTGCTACATTAAGAGGCTTACGTTTGTAGCTGCACaagttgtttggttttatttaggGGCCCCCAGGTTTATATCACATACGCAGTTACCTCAAGCATATAATCAGCTACCTTCCTGAGGTGAGCCCAGAATGGCTCTCCACATGACACATGGAGAGTAGCTCAAGTACTACCATTCCTAAAAGGTCCACACTGGGTTCTGCGTGTATGGTTTCCCTGATACTCGCCAAAACCTGAAAGAGTAAGTATCTTGGTCAAGGCAGCCCATGTAAGTAGGTAGCAGGGGCAGAAGCCATGTTTTGTTTGAATCAAACTATATAAACAGAAGGTTCTAATTAGTCCCATGACACCTAGATTTCACTTGCAGTAAACTGTGCTCATCTTTTGGAAACACTAACTTAAAGTAGAGCTGTGCAAAATCTTTGAAGAATCCAAAGCCCACATTTGTTTCATCATGTTCCAAATGTTTGGCATCTCTTGAGATAGGTCTTTGAGGAGCCTGGAGAACTTGATACAGGGTAGTGGCCCATCCTGTTTGCCAGCTGTGCTGAATATTAAAGCCTCTTACCCCGCACCTCACAGGAAACAAAATGCCCACATTGCAGGTATTTGCAGGGAGAGTGTGATTCTCAACACCCACACAGTGCAATGCCTCTCAGATTTCAGATGAGACAGCATTTAAGGAGCATTGCCTAAGTTGTACGGTTGCTCCACAGACACTTTCCCTGAACAAAGTCCACCCATCAGAAGGGAAATGTGATAGGAGCTCCCCACTGGATTATAtttataaacagtttttaaaatataatgcataGGCCTGTTTTTAAGAAATAGCCCATTAAAACTCAGTATCATGTTTTCCGTGAAAATGTAGTTACAGAACATGTCCCTTTGTTTTCTCTGGGAACCCAAATAAATCTTTGCCAGTTTTAGAATCAGgaatatttgtccttctcctgGGAGAACTGTTTGCTCAAATGTTAGAATTTCATATTTATGGTTTTGCTTTGAGCTAAAAATCAAATTTGTAGCTCATCTCTACCATGCACCTGATCACACTTAACCCCTGGTTTCATCTGTGTTTCTATCTCCATGTCCCATtggcatctttttctttattttgattgtaTTGTGTGATCAACTGTTGAAAGTTAGTTTACAACCTCATTGGGAAAATGCAGAGTAGGGCATAGCAAAATTTGAGGATTCTGTAATGAAACACTTGTGTAATGACACACTGAGTCTTCTAACTAGATCTCAGTCCAATAGAGAAACCCCACACACTTTTACTAACACAGTAGCTTCCATATTTAGATAGTTCTTTACACTTTTAGAGAGGCAGCATTAAAAATTGCATATTGTAACTCTTGAAAATTTTCCTTATCTATCAAGATTTGAATTTCAGACTTTTTACCTAACATCCCAAGGTGGACAACTGTACCAGACAACTCTTCACTCTCAGAAATTTTCCTCCCACTGTGCCTTGACTCAGCTGCTTTCTTTGCCAACATTCATTTGCCAAAAGCCTATCCCTTCCTGCAAGCACACATTAGTGGTTCTCAACTATAAGGTTGCCAATACGTCCATCTTTGAATACAAATACCTGGGCCCAAACTTACTGAATTGGATTCTGCAGtagtttgtacttttaaaaaccttcccaCGTTGGATCTAACATTAACTCCTTGCCGGAAACCACCCTTCCATAAAGATTTTCCAGATGCGATCAGTGGAgatcattctctccctctcctaaaTGTCCAAAGCTCTATCAGTATTCAGTATTCCACATTTCTGGGTTTATCTCCCTTCTATATTATAATCAGTTAAAGAAGTGGGAACATATCTCACTCACTTTTGGATTTCTAACACTAAATATACATAATTAACAAGTACCATGATGAGCAACAACAGGAGAGTTGAATTTAGTATtaactcaaatttaaaatttcagcaTCAAATTATAAATTTAACATGAAGTATTTTgaagttcttaaaaattaaatttatttggaaatgagtACATGCACCAAGGTATAGTGGGGGAAAAAGCCGACCAAACTAGTGGCTCTATCAACCCGGCTTCTTGCCCTGGCTCAGATGTGATGAGCTGGAGCAAGTCCCTAATGTTTCAGGTTCCTTACCTGTACACTGAAGGAGATCGGCTCTGACATTCTGTGATTCCTAAATGCCAGCCTCTCAGAACATGAAAACGTCAATAATTCCTTCCCAGCCTGCCCCACAGACTCTCCTTCTAAAGAATCAGCTGCCATGATACatggaaaatagttttaaagaaTATAAGCTCTTCAAAGACACAAGGTGGGTCGATGATCATAGCAGGGTTTCaaagctcagttttctcatcccgAATCTACTCTGTTATCAGTTATCTGGCATAGACCAAGCGAAATAACATTACTTTTATCTTCACCTAATATCAAGTCAGCTATATTTAAGTATCCTGCATCactggggggaagaaaaaacttACCAGCATTTCCTGAATACCGTCCTAAGTGCATCTTAAAAAAACTTGTTTCATCTTCTAGCCAAAAGTTGTCATATGATGCGTAAGCAAATGTGTCGTCTTCAGATTCCAGTGCAACATGCAGCATAAAACTGGTGTTTTTCTGATTTACtatataaaaaatcttttttagtcCTAGCCAAAATTCacctgtttaaaaagaaatgttttttcaatatattttaatacaactTATAATAACTCCTTATTATTGAGGGTTTGGTGTTAGTTTTTAATACTGAAATGGCTCACATAAATTATTTGAGAGACTAGATAGCCCTAGCTCAAATTCAAATTATCAGTGTTTGtctaatttacaaaaaaaaaaaaaaaaaaatacacacacaaatacattatataaatatatatataaatatatataaatgtatatgtgtgtatatatatgtatatatatgtatatatatgtatatatataaaatcttatatgtatatatatgtgtatatatatatatatatatatatatatatatatataaaatcttcctATTTCACTAGACTGGGAATAACTAgactgtttcatttttatctcaccaaattaaattcaaaaagtCATTTAACAATTGACCAAAAATTCAAGATCTACCTTAAGGCATGTCAACAAAAACCTGTTGAAATACTGTGGCAGGTAACAAAATGATGTGTACTCAAAAATGCTAAGAGTTTTAACCTCCAAAGTGGCAGGTTCTAAAGAAACATTTCCTGAAAATGCTCActtgcaattattttttctgtcttttagaaTGATGCTCTGTGAATATTTCTTCATTACAATGCACTTTGTCTGTTAcccatgtataaaaatgtaatgtaatgtaatgaatgaaaatgaaatggtgTTTGTAGATCCAGGATGAATTAGTAAATGTGGTGTTTGGACAGCATTCTTCTTGCTGTTCTAGCTAATGGTTTTcgaccccactcccaccccccatcccaccctCACCCAGCCTGGCATAGCCTCTATTCTGGAATATATTCCTGTACCTGAATCATTAAAttcctgaaggaaggaagggtctAGTCCAAAAAAACTTGAGAGAGTTGGGGGACAGTGTGACAGCATTCACATTGTTAAAATTCTAGCTAAGATACCATGTCCCTCTCCAGAGCTTACGAGAGGCACTAACTGAACCCCACTTGGAACTGAAAAATACCCTAAGGAAGCACAGGAAGAAAGGAGGTATATAGAAAGAAAGGTGGGTCTGTTTAGTGTCCCCAGCCCAAGACACTCCAATGTAAGTGTCCTTGCCATCCTGCCCCTCTACCCAGCCCCTAATTTGGCTTAACAGTATATTTTCCTTAatcccaagtttattttttaaaatatacaaagtacaAGGCAGTCTGTTCCCATGAATTGTACCTGCCTGaagacatttttctcaaaattcagtTAATTTCCCCATAGAAATAAGCATAAAGTGAGGAAGATGACAATTTGGAGCCTGTAGATCTAGGACTACTTGAATCAGGAGGTAGCACTTACCAGAAAATTAGGGGTCATGCTAAGAAAACACAATATATTAGCTGCACTCCATAACATGGCAGCTattcagctttattcataatacataatacataattacATTTCACATCCTTTCTACAATCACTAGCATGCAGTGGGGTTTTTGGCAACACAATACCACCACTTACTGAATCTTTGGATGACCTTATTATGGGATGTTAaggcttttaaattaaaacaacagcaacttAAAATAACAGCATAAAAGTGATCAAAATCATCTGCGAAAATTCCAACAAAGGTAAAATTCTGCAGTGTTCACAAATACTAGAATTTCTGTTTGCTGGCAAAAGAAATACTGTCATGCAGCAATAATGTAAACAGATTTTACAATTCTCTTGAGGTTTACAGTTTTCAAATTTTGAGGCATTGATTCTTACTGATATTTTTATACACTCCTCCCAAGTCATATAATTTGAATCTGTACACCATGTACCTCGATTCTCCATTGGTGTAGACCCAGCACACACCTCAAGAATTTCAAGGTTCATGACAACCCTGCTTGCCATTCAGTGTTCCTTTCTACAAAAGGTTGTTGAGTATCTACCAGAATTCTGCTGGGTGCACAGTAAATACCTAATAGATACCCATTTTAGAATTTTCACTCAACCCCATTTCAGCAGGTATCCAAAGATAACGATTTCCATAGCCCAACTGAAAACCCACATGTTCTAAAATAACACGACATGAAGAGAAAGTAAGTCCTATTTTGATAGTCACAAGGATTTGCTATTTTTACTAATGATTTTGACCAACAGATAAACTATCAGTgtcatgccaaaaaaaaaaaaaagaaaagaaaagaaagaaaaagaaaaaggagaaataaaatatgaccTAAAAGGTCACCAAATCCGTCCAGATAATCACACCACAGCCTCTGGAAATCAGTGATCCCGTCAACCCTTTTCTGTATCACAGTCCATCCACCTCCTCTATAATCCATGTCACACATCACCTAAAACAGGcccagaaaagacaaaaatcacatacTATCATTTTCACTCATTGATGGAAAACTTATGCTTCACCCTCAAGCCTAGAGAAAGAGAAGACCGTTGCACTAAAAGTTTCAATGCAATTGTATGCTATTAATACATTCAgacatttttaaatctctagaAAGGACACTTTATTAAAAGGCAAACTTGAGTCCAACCTAATTACAGTCTCCTGTGTCAGTCATTCCGTTACAGATGCAGTGTTGGTAGCATTTGAGGTCACCCTCTTATTCCTCACATCCACAGATAGTTTTCAGTTGAGTGGTGACCCTGCCAACCTGTAGCAGAAAGAGGAATCTAACTCCTTCGTATTAAAACAGtgatgttttttaagttttaaccaCATATGCGTGTGGGCCTGTCTTTGATCCCTCTTTTCCCCAGAGGCATGAACGGCCTATGTCCAGATGGGATCTTCAGACAGGAAGGTGTGATCTGTGCCTCACCACAGCCTGTGATCCTGGGTGCATCTGTCAGTGCTCTGTAAAATCCCCCTAAGAGGACAATGGTAAGGACGCAGAAAA is from Neofelis nebulosa isolate mNeoNeb1 chromosome 10, mNeoNeb1.pri, whole genome shotgun sequence and encodes:
- the ANGPTL5 gene encoding angiopoietin-related protein 5, with the protein product MMYLPQASLLFLNTFIFICGEVIQGNCVHHSTDSPGVNTVEDVSNAKDESKSNDTVYKEDCEELCDVKIKITREEKHFMCRNLQNSIVSYTRSTKKLLRNMMDEQQTSLDYLSSQVNELMNRVLLLTTEVLRKQLDPLPHRPVQSHGLDCTDIKDTIGSVTKTPSGLYIIYPEGSSYPFEVMCDMDYRGGGWTVIQKRVDGITDFQRLWCDYLDGFGDLLGEFWLGLKKIFYIVNQKNTSFMLHVALESEDDTFAYASYDNFWLEDETSFFKMHLGRYSGNAGDGFRGFRKEDNQNAMPFSTSDVDNDGCHPACLVSGQSVKSCSRLSNNTGWWFSQCGLANLNGIHRFPGKLVSTGIQWGTWTRNNSPVRIKSVSMKIRRAYNPYFK